Sequence from the Pseudomonas frederiksbergensis genome:
GCCCACGCACCCATTTCCACGTGACGTTGTGCCGGCTGACCTGCTCGTCCAGCAGTTTCCAGAGGTCGGCGTTCTTGACCGGTTCCTTTGCCGCCGTCTTCCAGCCGCGCTTCTTCCAGTTCGCCATCCACTCGTTGATGCCTTTCATCACATACTGCGAGTCGGTCACCAGCAGCACATCGCAAGGGCGCTTGAGCTCTTCCAGGCCGCGAATGGCCCCCATCAGTTCCATGCGGTTGTTGGTGGTATTGGCTTCGCCGCCCCAGAGCTCCTTTTCCACGCCCTTGAACACCAGCAACGCACCCCAGCCACCCGGGCCAGGGTTGCCCTTGCAGGCGCCATCAGTGAAAAGTTCTACGCTATCGCTCATGCCAATCAATCCAAAAAAACAAAGGCCGCCGCCCGGGACCGATCAATGCCCGGAGCCGGATACGGCCAGAACCATCAGAAAAAGGCTTACGGCTCGATGTGACGCCGATTGACCTTGGCCATCGGCAAGGGAATCAGCTTGCCCATCGGCTCACGTCGCGCCTGACGCACCGGACGCAGCCCGACAGCGATCTTGCGCGCCACCAATAGATAGAAGCCGCCGCCGGACAATTGCCAGGCACCCGCCTTGCGCTCCCAGCCGGCCAATCGGGCCTGCCACTTGGGCGACGCAAGCGGCGGACGATAGCACCCGAAGCGGCGTTTCTCCAGCGCGAAGCCCAGCAGGTTGAGCCAGTCGCCGACCCGCGAAGCCGAAATGCAACGGGCCTGGCGCAATGCGTCGCTGGCGAACACATGACGCAACCCCCAACTGCTCCAGGGATTGATGCCGATGATCAACAGATGCCCCCCGGGCCGCACGCTGCTGGCGGCCTCACGGAGCAATCCATGAGGCGACAGGCAGAAATCCAGCCCGTGCTGCATCACCACCACATCGGCGGCATGCTCGCTCAACGGCCAGGCCTGCTCTTCGCAAACGATTTCGACGCCCGGCAATGGCGCCCCCAGGCGGACATTGCGCTGGACCTGGGGCGCCGACGGCGGTGTTTGCGCCGACGGACCGTAATGCACCAGGTAGCCGCCAAAGAACCGGCCCAGCTCGTCTTCGAGCATGCGCCGCTCTTCTTCCAGCAGAAATTGCCCGACAGGGGAGGACAGCCACTCTCGGGCGGAGCTGATCAACGCCAGCCAGTCAGGATCGGCCTGAGCGAACGCTTCATCGGTCATTGCATTCTCCAACGCGCCAGGAAGTTCTAAGATGCGCCTTTGTTTTGAGCTTGGCGAATTCCACGATGATACAGATCACTGCCCTGCCCGCGTTTACCGATAACTACATCTGGTTGTTACAGGATCACTCGACGCAGCGCTGTGCCGTGGTCGACCCAGGCGATGCCGCGCCAGTGCAACACTGGCTCGACGCCCATCCGGACTGGATCTTGAGCGACATCCTGGTTACTCACCATCACAATGACCATGTCGGCGGTGTCGCCGCGCTGAAAAATGCGACCCACGCCACCGTCTACGGCCCGGCCAGCGAAAACATCCCGGCGCGTGACATCGCCCTGGGCGACAATGCGAAAGTCAACGTGCTGGGCCTGGATTTCGATGTCTACGCCGTCCCCGGCCACACGCTGGGGCATATCGCCTACTACCACCGCGGCCTGTTGTTCTGCGGTGACACGCTGTTCGCTGCCGGTTGCGGCCGGCTCTTCGAGGGCACGCCCGAACAGATGCACCATTCCCTGAGCCGACTCGCCGCGCTCCCCGAAGATACGCTCGTCTACTGCACCCATGAATATACCTTGAGCAATCTGAAATTCGCCGCCGCCGTCGAACCGACCAATCCGGACGTTGTCGCCCGCCTGGAGAAAGTCAACCAGCAGCGCGGCCAGGGCATCATCACCCTGCCTTCGACCCTGGCGCTGGAAAAACTCACCAATCCGTTTTTGCGCACGACTGAAACATCCGTTAAACAAAAAGCAG
This genomic interval carries:
- the rnhA gene encoding ribonuclease HI, giving the protein MSDSVELFTDGACKGNPGPGGWGALLVFKGVEKELWGGEANTTNNRMELMGAIRGLEELKRPCDVLLVTDSQYVMKGINEWMANWKKRGWKTAAKEPVKNADLWKLLDEQVSRHNVTWKWVRGHVGHHGNERADQLANRGVDEVRGYKQA
- a CDS encoding class I SAM-dependent methyltransferase; amino-acid sequence: MTDEAFAQADPDWLALISSAREWLSSPVGQFLLEEERRMLEDELGRFFGGYLVHYGPSAQTPPSAPQVQRNVRLGAPLPGVEIVCEEQAWPLSEHAADVVVMQHGLDFCLSPHGLLREAASSVRPGGHLLIIGINPWSSWGLRHVFASDALRQARCISASRVGDWLNLLGFALEKRRFGCYRPPLASPKWQARLAGWERKAGAWQLSGGGFYLLVARKIAVGLRPVRQARREPMGKLIPLPMAKVNRRHIEP
- the gloB gene encoding hydroxyacylglutathione hydrolase, which produces MIQITALPAFTDNYIWLLQDHSTQRCAVVDPGDAAPVQHWLDAHPDWILSDILVTHHHNDHVGGVAALKNATHATVYGPASENIPARDIALGDNAKVNVLGLDFDVYAVPGHTLGHIAYYHRGLLFCGDTLFAAGCGRLFEGTPEQMHHSLSRLAALPEDTLVYCTHEYTLSNLKFAAAVEPTNPDVVARLEKVNQQRGQGIITLPSTLALEKLTNPFLRTTETSVKQKADERNGQRNQTPSEVFAALRAWKDKF